From one Luteolibacter sp. SL250 genomic stretch:
- a CDS encoding GreA/GreB family elongation factor, which translates to MNSPFLSEADLARLETIHNLTAPPPRPSHEQRLSLAGYLAFASAAADPASLELRVGFGDDVVLVSPSDATDDFRLRIVMPHEADPAEGRISVLAPVSLAILGHEKGGIISWQANGATRCMRIAEIRKQREADLAPLS; encoded by the coding sequence ATGAACTCACCATTTTTGAGTGAGGCGGACCTTGCTCGCCTCGAAACCATCCACAACCTCACCGCTCCTCCTCCCAGGCCATCGCACGAACAACGTCTCTCGCTGGCCGGGTACCTCGCGTTCGCATCCGCCGCGGCTGATCCGGCCTCGCTGGAGCTCCGCGTGGGCTTCGGTGACGACGTCGTCCTGGTCTCCCCGTCGGATGCGACGGACGACTTCCGGCTGCGCATCGTCATGCCGCATGAGGCGGACCCCGCGGAGGGCCGCATCTCCGTCCTCGCCCCCGTCTCGCTGGCGATACTGGGACACGAAAAAGGCGGCATCATTTCTTGGCAGGCCAATGGTGCCACGAGGTGCATGCGCATCGCGGAAATCCGCAAGCAGCGCGAGGCGGACCTCGCCCCACTTTCCTGA
- the rph gene encoding ribonuclease PH, with the protein MTRPDGRQPDQLRPISFFPNVAPNATGSVLVSFGETRVICSATIEDDVPRWMRAQRVEGGWLTAEYSMLPYSTLERKQRDATRGKIDGRSMEIQRLIGRALRSVIDLKKIGQRTVWIDCDVLQADGGTRTASITGGCVAAAIAFNKLLAAGKIRDFPMKKLVAAVSAGVYQGTPVLDLDYVEDKDASVDFNVVMTETAEFVEVQGSGEEATFTGEEMSAMLELSRKGISDIVSLQKAAILTADRAAPADLSSLFATFGRK; encoded by the coding sequence ATGACCCGTCCAGACGGCCGCCAGCCCGACCAACTCCGCCCGATTTCCTTTTTCCCGAACGTCGCTCCGAACGCGACGGGTTCCGTCCTCGTGTCCTTCGGGGAGACCCGTGTCATTTGCTCCGCCACCATCGAGGATGACGTGCCGCGCTGGATGCGCGCCCAGCGGGTGGAGGGCGGGTGGCTGACGGCGGAGTATTCCATGCTGCCGTACTCCACCCTGGAGCGGAAACAGCGTGACGCCACCCGTGGCAAGATCGACGGCCGCTCCATGGAGATCCAGCGCCTCATCGGCCGCGCGCTCCGCTCGGTGATCGACCTGAAGAAGATCGGCCAGCGCACGGTGTGGATCGACTGTGACGTGCTGCAGGCGGATGGTGGCACGCGCACCGCCTCCATCACCGGTGGCTGCGTGGCTGCGGCCATCGCCTTCAACAAGTTGCTCGCGGCGGGCAAGATCCGCGATTTTCCGATGAAGAAGCTCGTCGCCGCGGTGTCCGCCGGCGTCTATCAGGGCACCCCGGTGCTGGACCTGGACTACGTGGAGGACAAGGACGCTTCCGTCGATTTCAACGTCGTGATGACGGAAACCGCCGAGTTCGTCGAAGTGCAGGGCAGCGGAGAGGAAGCCACCTTCACCGGCGAGGAAATGAGCGCCATGCTGGAACTGTCCCGCAAGGGCATCTCCGACATCGTCTCCCTCCAGAAGGCGGCCATCCTCACCGCGGACCGCGCCGCACCGGCGGATCTCAGCTCGCTCTTCGCCACTTTCGGCAGGAAGTGA
- a CDS encoding tRNA (cytidine(34)-2'-O)-methyltransferase, with product MFHIVLVHPEIPHNAGAAGRLALATDSALHLIKPLGFSLEDKYVRRTGLDYWQDVKLHVWESYEDFLTGADPAARKWHLSTKATRSPWTAEFKAGDYLIFGRETKGLPEEIVRDAGDHGLRIPMAPGGTRSLNLATSVAIVLYEAVRQQGVEW from the coding sequence ATGTTCCACATCGTCCTCGTCCACCCGGAGATCCCGCACAACGCGGGGGCCGCCGGCCGTCTCGCCCTCGCCACGGATTCCGCCCTCCACCTCATCAAGCCGCTGGGCTTCTCGCTGGAGGACAAGTACGTCCGCCGCACCGGACTCGACTATTGGCAGGATGTGAAGCTCCACGTGTGGGAGAGTTATGAGGACTTCCTCACCGGGGCGGATCCCGCCGCGCGGAAATGGCATCTCAGCACGAAGGCCACCCGCTCTCCATGGACCGCGGAGTTCAAGGCGGGCGACTACCTCATCTTCGGCCGCGAAACGAAAGGCCTGCCGGAAGAGATCGTCCGCGACGCGGGCGACCACGGCCTGCGCATCCCCATGGCTCCAGGAGGAACCCGCAGCCTCAACCTGGCGACTTCGGTTGCAATCGTGCTGTATGAGGCGGTGCGGCAGCAGGGGGTGGAGTGGTGA
- a CDS encoding glycosyl hydrolase family 28-related protein, whose protein sequence is MASSLHLIAFAALVSGPLLSAQEDGKTWSSPLYGPDWSATPALSFAKDKIIQDFSYAGYANGEKPIPDLAGAKRFDVVAGYGADPTGKTDSTAAIQKAIDAAAAAGGGVVDLPAGTYRVQPGEGNRYALCVRKNGIVIRGAGPEKTFLLNTATEMREKIIVLFQAPSKAEWNRREGPSTVITADLMGPSVEIPVADVSAFKAGGWAVIRNIPTKEWVMDHGETDWLGEENKIGSIRYYRRIVKVDAERKVLTIDVPTRYALKVRDKPQVYPKSGMLEQVGLEGLSIGNVQHPGKDGWKNLDFAAPEGDYTRRLAESRGLPGDFAATKKSAYDVHASYAVTMTNVLDGWIREVNSFQPQGNTTGCHLLSNGIRMKESRNVTVERCHFQHPQYGGGGGNGYMFRMDSSNECLVRECRAEASRHGFSISGMGCSGNVIHRCLDKDTARQTGSTGSEATEGRSSDHHQWFSHSNLIDHCTADNSWFEARDRFYVKLSRPRHNLTSAHTVYWNTEGLRNSFHPFVVWSQQADYGYVIGTRGEVSGVRTDGNYPERKERTDPVDVVEGIGKGDTLSPASLFEDQRRRRLGQ, encoded by the coding sequence ATGGCATCGTCGCTCCATCTCATCGCATTCGCGGCATTGGTCTCCGGGCCGCTCCTTTCCGCACAAGAGGATGGCAAGACATGGTCGTCGCCGCTGTACGGTCCGGACTGGTCGGCCACGCCCGCGCTGTCCTTCGCGAAGGACAAAATCATCCAGGACTTTTCCTACGCGGGTTATGCGAACGGTGAGAAACCGATCCCCGATCTGGCCGGAGCGAAGCGCTTCGACGTGGTGGCCGGATACGGCGCTGACCCGACGGGCAAGACGGATTCCACCGCCGCAATCCAGAAGGCCATCGACGCCGCGGCTGCCGCCGGGGGTGGCGTGGTGGATCTGCCCGCAGGCACCTACCGCGTCCAGCCCGGCGAAGGAAACCGCTACGCGCTGTGCGTGCGGAAGAACGGCATCGTCATCCGTGGCGCGGGACCGGAGAAGACCTTCCTGCTGAACACCGCGACGGAGATGCGGGAGAAGATCATCGTCCTTTTCCAGGCACCGTCGAAGGCGGAGTGGAACCGCAGGGAGGGGCCCTCGACCGTCATCACGGCAGACCTGATGGGCCCGTCCGTCGAGATTCCGGTGGCGGATGTTTCCGCCTTCAAGGCAGGCGGCTGGGCGGTCATCCGCAACATCCCGACCAAGGAATGGGTGATGGACCACGGCGAGACGGACTGGCTGGGAGAGGAGAACAAGATCGGCTCGATCCGGTATTACCGCCGCATCGTGAAGGTGGATGCGGAGCGCAAGGTGCTGACCATCGACGTGCCCACCCGCTATGCGCTTAAAGTGCGGGACAAGCCACAGGTCTATCCGAAGTCCGGCATGCTGGAACAGGTGGGGCTGGAGGGCCTTTCCATCGGCAACGTGCAGCACCCGGGGAAGGATGGCTGGAAGAACCTCGACTTCGCCGCGCCGGAGGGGGACTACACCCGGCGTCTGGCGGAAAGCCGCGGCCTGCCCGGTGACTTCGCCGCCACGAAAAAAAGCGCGTATGACGTGCATGCCTCCTATGCGGTGACGATGACCAACGTGCTGGATGGCTGGATCCGCGAGGTGAACTCCTTTCAACCGCAGGGCAACACCACCGGCTGCCACCTGCTCTCCAACGGCATCCGCATGAAGGAATCCCGCAATGTGACGGTGGAACGCTGCCATTTCCAACACCCGCAGTACGGCGGTGGAGGCGGGAACGGCTACATGTTCCGGATGGACAGCAGCAACGAGTGCCTGGTCCGTGAATGCCGTGCGGAGGCCTCACGCCATGGCTTCTCCATCTCCGGCATGGGATGCTCCGGAAACGTGATCCACCGTTGTCTCGACAAGGACACCGCCCGCCAGACCGGATCGACCGGCTCCGAAGCGACGGAGGGCCGTTCCAGCGACCACCACCAATGGTTCAGCCACTCCAACCTCATCGACCACTGCACAGCGGACAACAGTTGGTTCGAGGCACGCGACCGGTTCTACGTGAAGCTCTCCCGCCCACGCCACAACCTCACCTCCGCCCACACCGTCTATTGGAACACGGAGGGGCTGCGGAATTCCTTCCATCCCTTCGTGGTTTGGAGCCAGCAGGCGGACTACGGCTATGTCATCGGCACCCGCGGCGAAGTCAGCGGCGTCCGCACCGATGGCAACTACCCGGAGCGCAAGGAAAGGACCGATCCGGTGGATGTCGTCGAGGGCATCGGGAAAGGCGACACGCTCAGTCCCGCCTCCCTGTTCGAGGACCAGCGGCGCAGGCGGCTGGGGCAGTGA